Proteins from a genomic interval of Micromonospora sp. NBC_00389:
- a CDS encoding HIT family protein has protein sequence MNLPGNELAQPEDCLFCAIVRGELEASLVHQDDEIIAFMDLHPVTPGHLLVVPRLHAVGLEDLPEDVGGRMWTQAHRLARALRRSTLRCEGVNMFLADGKAAFQEIFHVHLHVFPRFAGDTFRIDADWRRRERVELDTTAAAVREGMTAAQVAARPSPGQPPSAGV, from the coding sequence ATGAACTTGCCTGGCAACGAGCTCGCCCAGCCAGAGGACTGCCTCTTCTGCGCCATCGTGCGCGGTGAATTGGAAGCAAGCCTTGTCCATCAGGATGACGAGATCATCGCATTCATGGACCTGCACCCCGTGACCCCGGGGCATCTGCTCGTCGTGCCACGCCTGCACGCCGTCGGCTTGGAAGACCTGCCCGAGGATGTTGGTGGACGGATGTGGACGCAGGCGCATCGGCTCGCCAGAGCGCTCCGCCGTTCCACACTGCGGTGCGAGGGGGTAAACATGTTCCTCGCCGACGGAAAGGCTGCATTCCAGGAGATCTTCCATGTGCACCTGCACGTGTTCCCGCGCTTCGCCGGTGACACATTCCGTATCGACGCGGACTGGCGGCGCAGGGAGCGCGTCGAGCTGGACACGACAGCAGCTGCCGTTCGCGAGGGGATGACCGCCGCTCAGGTGGCGGCTCGGCCATCCCCGGGCCAGCCGCCAAGCGCAGGCGTTTAG
- a CDS encoding CPBP family intramembrane glutamic endopeptidase: MRLLKQLVAVVAVTFIGSQAIAAVEGNAWLTLALGVLTAVAAILVYAWVVRRTERRAVTEVARAGAGARITRGVLIGFGMFAAVIVNIAFVGDYHVNGLGSVTGAVALFGFMAAAATTEELIFRGVLFRVVEERMGTWIALLLTGVVFGLMHLLNPDASLWGAIAIAVEAGFMLAACYAATRNLWVPIGLHFGWNFAAGGIFSVVVSGNGQSEGLLDTTMSGPTLLTGGDFGPEGSLYTVAAGVALTLVFMWLAHRRGHLVPRHRRAVGVQPATATVS; encoded by the coding sequence ATGCGCTTGTTGAAGCAGCTTGTGGCCGTTGTGGCGGTCACCTTCATCGGCAGCCAGGCCATCGCCGCGGTGGAGGGGAACGCCTGGCTCACCCTGGCCCTGGGTGTGTTGACGGCGGTGGCCGCGATCCTCGTCTACGCGTGGGTGGTACGGCGCACCGAACGTCGCGCGGTCACGGAGGTGGCTCGGGCCGGAGCCGGCGCTCGGATCACCCGAGGGGTGCTGATCGGGTTCGGGATGTTCGCGGCAGTGATCGTCAACATCGCCTTCGTCGGCGACTACCACGTCAACGGCCTGGGCTCGGTGACAGGCGCGGTGGCGCTGTTCGGGTTCATGGCCGCCGCCGCCACGACCGAGGAGCTGATCTTCCGCGGCGTCCTGTTCCGAGTCGTCGAGGAACGCATGGGCACCTGGATCGCGCTGTTGCTGACCGGCGTGGTGTTCGGCTTGATGCACCTGCTCAACCCGGACGCCAGCCTGTGGGGCGCGATCGCCATCGCGGTCGAGGCCGGGTTCATGCTCGCCGCCTGCTACGCCGCCACCCGCAACCTGTGGGTGCCGATCGGCCTGCACTTCGGCTGGAACTTCGCCGCCGGCGGCATCTTCAGCGTCGTGGTCTCCGGCAACGGCCAGTCCGAGGGCCTGCTGGACACCACGATGTCGGGCCCGACCCTGCTCACCGGCGGCGACTTCGGGCCGGAGGGAAGCCTCTACACGGTGGCGGCGGGTGTGGCGCTGACCCTGGTGTTCATGTGGCTGGCCCACCGCCGCGGTCACCTCGTCCCGCGTCACCGTCGCGCGGTCGGCGTCCAGCCGGCGACCGCTACGGTCTCCTGA